A genomic stretch from Lathyrus oleraceus cultivar Zhongwan6 chromosome 2, CAAS_Psat_ZW6_1.0, whole genome shotgun sequence includes:
- the LOC127123507 gene encoding uncharacterized protein LOC127123507: protein MKIPAKKAISTNKDVVEEKDEGDTNKKTTTKGVANGIEQPTIKQDIPVSSSDPSYHPTSPKDSTKESIDEMDKPIEEKQKDHTSDYEHEDEKEKNAPVEEEVDVEMQNADEVVKDISEDGSPTIANPCTDGPDDEEEEDHSMSSLHMNPTEDENGEQDSEQENEQTDDMPKTNPTSDATKKTIAPSTRTIVALSPEELEALKQRKPVEYRKAIISTKGNSIEKSPSTSIVSGGQSISKSGDELLLKIKEKSFNIDLLQLLENEDTFCFGIKYLLKQVDVLNASPKVVDVIMI, encoded by the exons ATGAAAATACCTGCCAAGAAAGCTATTTCCACAAACAAAGATGTCGTCgaagagaaagatgaaggagataccaacaaaaaaacaacaacaaag GGGGTCGCAAATGGCATAGAGCAACCAACCATCAAACAAGACATCCCAGTAAGTAGTAGTGATCCTTCCTATCATCCAACATCTCCCAAAGATTCGACAAAAGAGTCTATAGATGAAATGGACAAACCTATTGAAGAAAAGCAAAAGGATCACACAAGTGACTATGAGCATGAGGATGAGAAAGAGAAAAATGCCCCTGTTGAGGAGGAAGTGGATGTGGAGATGCAGAATGCTGACGAAGTTGTCAAAGACATATCTGAAGATGGCTCTCCAACAATTGCAAACCCATGCACTGATGGCccagatgacgaagaagaagaggatcATTCTATGTCCAGCCTTCACATGAATCCTACTGAGGATGAAAATGGGGAACAAGATAGTGAACAAGAGAATGAGCAAACTGATGATATGCCCAAGACCAACCCAACTTCTGATGCTACTAAAAAGACCATAGCACCTTCGACCAGAACCATTGTTGCCCTATCTCCAGAAGAGCTAGAAGCGCTGAAGCAAAGAAAACCGGTGGAATATCGAAAGGCCATTATCAGTACAAAGGGTAACTCGATTGAGAAAAGTCCTAGTACTTCAATAGTGTCAGGTGGCCAATCTATAAGCAAATCTGGTGATGAATTGCTCCTCAAAATCAAAGAAAAATCCTTCAACATTGATTTGCTCCAACTCTTGGAGAATGAAGATACTTTTTGCTTTGGGATCAAATATCTCTTGAAACAAGTTGACGTCTTGAACGCTTCCCCAAAAGTTGTAGATGTCATCATGATCTAG